The following proteins come from a genomic window of Falco rusticolus isolate bFalRus1 chromosome 9, bFalRus1.pri, whole genome shotgun sequence:
- the CALHM2 gene encoding calcium homeostasis modulator protein 2, whose amino-acid sequence MAALIAENFRFLSLFFKSKDVMIFNGLVALGTVGSEELFSVVAFNCPCSPARNYIYGLAAIGVPALALFLIGVIWNNHTWNLVAECHKRGIKNFSAAATFLLFGSIMGRAAVAPVTWSVISLLRGEAYICALSEFVKPSSLDKFPAEYGAEVLARFPCKDVPANLTKFRDEVTRRLRYESQLFGWLLIGIVAVLVFLTKCLKHCCSPLSYRQEAYWAQYRSNEDKLFRRTAEVHSRILAAKNVKHFFGFVALDKEEKELVQEFPVEGVQPSPQWNAITGVYIYRENKGFPLYSRLHKWAKGVEGNGPSPEGHEMLFLAS is encoded by the exons ATGGCCGCCCTCATCGCCGAGAACTTCCGCTTCCTCTCCTTGTTCTTCAAGAGCAAAGATGTGATGATCTTCAATGGTTTGGTGGCCCTGGGCACGGTGGGGAGTGAGGAGCTCTTCTCGGTCGTTGCCTTCAActgcccctgctcccctgcccgcAACTATATCTACGGGCTGGCCGCCATTGGCGTCCCGGCCCTGGCCCTCTTCCTCATCGGTGTTATCTGGAACAACCACACCTGGAACCTGGTGGCTGAGTGCCACAAGCGTGGTATCAAGaacttctctgctgctgccaccttcctcctcttcgGCTCCATCATGGGCCGGGCAGCCGTGGCGCCCGTCACCTGGTCAGTCATCTCGCTGCTGCGCGGGGAGGCTTACATCTGCGCCCTCAGCGAGTTCGTCAAGCCGTCCTCCCTGGACAAGTTCCCAGCCGAGTATGGGGCTGAGGTGCTGGCCAGGTTCCCCTGTAAAGACGTGCCAGCAAACCTCACCAAGTTCAGGGACGAGGTGACACGGAGGCTGAGATACGAGTCCCAG cTCTTCGGCTGGCTGCTCATCGGCATCGTTGCGGTCCTGGTTTTCCTCACAAAGTGCCTGAAGCACTGCTGCTCGCCGCTGAGCTACCGGCAGGAGGCTTACTGGGCCCAGTACCGCTCCAACGAGGACAAGCTCTTCCGACGCACGGCTGAGGTCCATTCCAGGATCCTGGCAGCCAAGAACGTGAAGCACTTCTTTGGCTTCGTGGCGCTGGacaaggaggagaaggagctggTGCAGGAGTTCCCAGTGGAGGGCGTCCAGCCAAGCCCCCAGTGGAACGCCATCACAGGTGTCTACATCTACCGGGAAAACAAGGGCTTCCCCCTCTACAGCCGGCTCCACAAGTGGGCCAAAGGGGTGGAAGGGAATGGGCCAAGCCCAGAAGGCCACGAAATGCTCTTTCTGGCTTCCTAA
- the CALHM1 gene encoding calcium homeostasis modulator protein 1, producing the protein MDKFRMIFQFLQSNQESFMNGICGIMALASTQMYSAFDFNCPCLPHYNMAYGLGILLVPPFILFLLGFVLNNNISMLAEEWRRPQGQRGKDPSVLRYMFCSMAQRAMIAPAVWVSVTLLDGKCITCAFCTSVPVETLGNASHTGLSQGEMKRVLARIPCKEIYNGQELIANEVAVRYLRCISQALGWCFVLLMTMLAFLVRSLRPCFTQAAFLKSRYWSHYIDIERKLFDETCTEHARSFAKVCIQQFFEGVSTDLVAAHCHLPRKAPAGAGEATEKLLGITDRGTMNTALKSWHRCKPPLHLHPPALPSGSGWAEEGQPAVHPPLPHREVAAYYSWV; encoded by the exons ATGGACAAGTTTCGGATGATCTTCCAGTTCCTCCAGTCCAACCAGGAGTCCTTCATGAATGGCATCTGTGGGATCATGGCACTTGCGAGCACCCAGATGTACTCAGCCTTTGATTTCAactgcccctgcctgccacaCTACAACATGGCCTACGGGCTGGGCATCCTCCTAGTGCCCCCCTTCATCTTGTTCCTGCTGGGCTTCGTGCTGAACAACAACATCTCCATGCTGGCAGAGGAGTGGAGGCGGCCCCAGGGCCAGAGAGGGAAGGACCCGTCTGTCCTGCGCTATATGTTCTGCTCCATGGCGCAGCGGGCCATGATCGCCCCGGCTGTCTGGGTCTCAGTGACGCTGCTGGATGGCAAGTGCATCACCTGTGCCTTCTGCACCTCGGTGCCTGTGGAGACCTTGGGCAATGCCAGCCACACCGGCCTCTCCCAAGGGGAGATGAAGCGTGTCCTTGCCCGCATCCCCTGCAAGGAGATCTACAATGGACAGGAGCTCATCGCCAATGAAGTGGCCGTCAGGTACCTGCGCTGCATCTCACAG GCTCTGGGCTGgtgctttgtgctgctgatgACTATGCTGGCTTTCTTGGTCAGATCCCTCCGGCCCTGCTTCACCCAAGCCGCCTTCCTGAAGAGCAGGTACTGGTCCCACTACATCGATATCGAGCGCAAGCTGTTTGATGAGACATGTACGGAGCACGCCAGGAGCTTTGCCAAGGTCTGCATCCAGCAGTTCTTCGAGGGTGTAAGCACAGACCTGGTGGCTGCTCACTGCCACCTGCCCAGGAAAGCCCCTGCAGGTGCAGGGGAAGCCACCGAGAAGCTCTTGGGCATCACCGACCGGGGCACCATGAACACGGCCCTGAAGAGCTGGCACAGATGCAAGCCCCCGCTGCACCTCCACCCGCCCGCCCTCCCCAGCGGCAGCGGCtgggcagaggaagggcagCCCGCTGTGCacccccctctgccccacaggGAGGTGGCTGCCTACTACAGCTGGGTGTga
- the CALHM3 gene encoding calcium homeostasis modulator protein 3 has protein sequence MMDRFRMIFQYFQSNSESVMNGICGLLALASIKMYTCFDFSCPCLPHYNMAYGLGIMFVPPIALFLCGLILNRQSLVMLEEWRRPQGHRKKDLAVIRYMCSSILQRAMVAPVVWIIVTLLDGKCLICAFSSSVDPEKFVGFANASLVQVQEVLAKVPCKDDELMRNNTSRKAVSRYLRCWSQALGWSILLILIVAAFLARWLRPCFNQATLLQARHWSNYIDIEQKIFEETCCEHSRLFAHKCILHFFKSMQQEIKLHSFSLPREGEGAEGEEDLQGITDQEQVNQLLKRWYYEKPPLNVSQATQRCPLG, from the exons ATGATGGACCGTTTCCGGATGATCTTCCAGTACTTCCAGTCCAACTCGGAGTCTGTAATGAATGGGATTTGTGGGCTGTTAGCCCTGGCTAGCATAAAGATGTATACCTGCTTTGACTTCAGCTGCCCCTGTCTGCCCCATTACAACATGGCATACGGCTTGGGGATCATGTTTGTACCCCCCATCGCCCTTTTCCTCTGCGGCCTCATCCTCAACAGACAGTCCCTGGTGATGCTGGAGGAGTGGAGGCGACCACAGGGGCACAGAAAGAAGGACCTAGCTGTCATCAG gTATATGTGTTCCTCCATCCTGCAGCGAGCCATGGTTGCCCCTGTTGTCTGGATCATAGTGACCCTCCTGGATGGCAAATGCCTGATCTGTGCTTTCAGCAGCTCCGTGGATCCTGAGAAGTTTGTGGGCTTTGCCAATGCCAGCCTGGTGCAGGTGCAGGAGGTGCTGGCCAAGGTGCCCTGCAAGGATGACGAGCTCATGAGGAACAACACATCCCGCAAGGCAGTGTCCAGGTACCTGCGCTGCTGGTCCCAG GCACTCGGCTGGAGCATTTTGTTGATCCTTATAGTAGCAGCTTTCCTCGCCCGCTGGCTCAGACCTTGCTTCAACCAGGCCACCCTCCTGCAGGCACGTCACTGGAGCAACTACATTGACATCGAGCAAAAGATTTTTGAGGAAACCTGCTGTGAGCACAGCCGGCTCTTTGCTCATAAATGCATCCTCCACTTCTTCAAAAGCATGCAGCAAGAGATCAAACTGCACAGCTTCAGCTTGccaagggagggagagggggctGAGGGAGAGGAAGATCTCCAGGGCATCACAGATCAGGAGCAGGTGAATCAACTTCTGAAAAGGTGGTACTATGAGAAACCTCCCCTGAATGTCAGCCAAGCAACCCAGAGGTGTCCCCTGGGGTGA